In Eupeodes corollae chromosome 3, idEupCoro1.1, whole genome shotgun sequence, a single genomic region encodes these proteins:
- the LOC129952946 gene encoding glutathione S-transferase 1-like yields the protein MGKPVLYYATLSPPSRAVMLTAAALGVELDLRPINLLKGEHLTPEFIKMNPQHTIPTLDDNGVIIYDSHAICSYLVGKYGKDDKLYPKDLAKRANVDARLHFDSGHLFARGRMLFEPILYYGSTDCSIDKISYIQKCWDIMENFLKDDAYLCGNELTIADLCCITTITSVDEVAPINETKYPKLLAWINRMSELPYYKNINEEGAEEVKKLFKEKLTENKSKK from the exons aTGGGTAAACCAGTCTTATATTATGCCACCCTAAGCCCACCCTCAAGAGCTGTAATGCTTACAGCAGCCGCTCTTGGTGTTGAATTAGATTTGCG tccaATCAACTTGCTGAAAGGCGAACATCTTACACCGGAATTCATCAAAATGAATCCCCAACACACCATTCCCACTTTGGACGATAATGGAGTCATAATCTATGACAGTCATGCAATTTGCTCCTATCTAGTTGGCAAATATGGCAAGGATGATAAACTCTATCCCAAGGATCTAGCTAAACGTGCTAATGTCGATGCTCGTCTACATTTTGATTCAGGTCATTTATTTGCTCGCGGTAGAATGCTATTCGAGCCTATTTTATACTATGGGTCGACTGATTgttcaattgataaaatttccTACATACAAAAATGCTGGGATATCATGGAGAATTTCTTGAAAGACGACGCATATCTTTGTGGTAATGAACTGACCATTGCTGATTTGTGTTGCATAACAACAATTACATCGGTGGACGAAGTTGCACCAATCAACGAAACTAAATATCCAAAGCTTTTGGCTTGGATAAATCGAATGTCCGAATTACCTTACTATAAGAACATCAATGAAGAGGGAGCTGAAGAGGTAAAGAAACTATTCAAGGAAAAATTGACAGAAAATAAATcgaagaaataa